In Armatimonadota bacterium, the following proteins share a genomic window:
- a CDS encoding tetratricopeptide repeat protein, which produces MADGPVDKLTAHIVHNYRVTGEIGRDAMSRLFQATSPSLGASVIIQVIPGELARDLDFPDRFHSRMRKAGGLAHRGILHVNHFAHDEPNFYVVLDYFDGRPLARMIEERGPLPAPEVLALLGQALEALDHAHKNGIAHGALHPGGILVADGGELRLTGFGIAKAIDPLSMLVEAPGNPYPYKSPEQGMGLPVDARSDLYSLGLIMWQALVGGMPAGTEVPPPSAANGNVPAAVDDVIMRMLAARPRDRFRTARQVAIALSGVLRERGEARGRARPDARAPAAREQPAPEPAVSPAVGAGAEAARAADAGIQAHKHGNTEDAVRLLEEAAEAMPGSVRVIGHLGAAYYAARRYADAENAFRRALKLGPDRTTLRYNLGNALLAQGKVADAKAQFEQAWNQDPKCTAALLMLVAMEGASPK; this is translated from the coding sequence GTGGCCGACGGGCCTGTGGACAAGTTGACGGCGCATATTGTGCACAACTACCGGGTCACGGGGGAGATCGGCAGGGACGCCATGAGCCGGCTTTTCCAGGCTACCAGTCCCTCGCTGGGCGCCTCCGTCATCATCCAAGTCATACCCGGCGAGCTGGCGCGCGACCTCGATTTCCCTGACCGGTTCCACAGCCGCATGCGCAAGGCCGGGGGGCTCGCCCATCGCGGCATCTTGCATGTCAACCATTTCGCCCACGACGAGCCCAACTTCTACGTGGTGCTCGACTACTTCGACGGGCGCCCGCTGGCCCGCATGATCGAGGAGAGAGGGCCCCTGCCGGCGCCGGAAGTGCTCGCTCTGCTCGGCCAGGCGCTGGAGGCCCTTGACCACGCGCACAAGAACGGCATCGCCCACGGCGCCCTGCATCCCGGCGGGATCTTGGTCGCCGATGGCGGTGAGCTGCGACTGACAGGTTTCGGCATCGCCAAGGCCATAGACCCCTTGAGCATGCTGGTGGAGGCGCCAGGCAATCCCTATCCGTACAAGTCCCCCGAGCAAGGCATGGGGCTGCCGGTTGACGCCCGCTCCGACCTCTACTCCCTGGGCCTCATCATGTGGCAGGCGCTGGTCGGCGGGATGCCCGCGGGGACCGAGGTCCCGCCTCCGAGCGCGGCCAATGGCAACGTGCCCGCCGCGGTGGACGACGTCATCATGCGCATGTTGGCGGCGCGCCCGCGCGACAGGTTTCGCACGGCGCGGCAGGTCGCGATCGCCCTCTCGGGCGTCCTGCGCGAGCGGGGCGAGGCGAGGGGCCGCGCAAGGCCGGACGCGCGAGCACCGGCGGCCCGCGAGCAACCGGCACCCGAGCCGGCCGTTTCGCCCGCGGTCGGCGCAGGCGCTGAGGCGGCGCGCGCGGCGGACGCCGGTATCCAAGCGCACAAGCATGGGAATACTGAAGATGCCGTGCGCCTGCTGGAGGAGGCGGCGGAGGCGATGCCGGGCAGCGTGCGGGTGATAGGGCACCTGGGAGCGGCATATTACGCGGCGCGGCGCTATGCGGATGCGGAGAACGCCTTCCGGCGCGCGCTTAAACTGGGGCCGGATCGCACTACGCTGCGTTACAACCTGGGCAACGCACTACTCGCCCAGGGCAAGGTGGCTGACGCCAAGGCGCAGTTCGAACAGGCCTGGAACCAGGATCCGAAATGCACGGCGGCGCTGCTGATGCTGGTGGCGATGGAGGGCGCGTCGCCGAAGTAG
- a CDS encoding HEAT repeat domain-containing protein, translating to MPLHVLARLGRLWRGRSDDLADSLEGGDRIAQLHALRGLGFLSARRRRQLEPSLLRLLATAEEEVRREARRAMRGLYSLEQVQQRIEHGAPEQRAAALRDEATIPLLFREAAGSDAVVRDAAVAELVAIGGEQVVCGAIEALQVDDPGMHGAAVEVLRAMGEAASSLLVRALGAPQREVRFGAIKALEVIRASQACPHLVSLLNDPVEEIRGQAARVLAAMRHHDAVPNLARALNDPAQSVRMEAATALATFGGPEGVQGLLEFLRRCSEDLSFEVADQGFLTAVAAMPDLPAAGYQGVLEGDNQPFAVSMALALEDAGTVNRWLQSIPEAAADERRTLMSLLEAVARLGVREPFMEGLSLPDPELRGLSAWLLGVCRHGEAVGALTGLLSDTSALVRRRAVEALGEIRDPACAGALSAALGDPDREVRAAAVAALADMVETGAISPSAQTTDIMLAAEAEQHQLPAPRQAALPDPRRSSYSLPARVTDVLGGLARISTDAAQMGVDNVLSGASALVRALHDPAENVRTQVSEALGRLGIDSAAHDLLDRALHDDSPVVRSSAARSLGKLNASEVAPALIKSLQHDDPDLRRRAAEALGELGDPLAGPALVAALEDASPPVRQKAARSLWQIADSSLVESLREHLHNPDPKIRCAVTGALGRLRALHALEAIAGRLEDPSKYVRASALGALAAVGAEARHLQPRIAGRLADSDPFVRARAAQALAEIGEPGDEQTRMLLAALDDGAEEVRRTARASLLQLANAGAVGGMVQALGDDHHRERVRSIFLQTDLAVMRSLLTTARQAGDEVGPALLGIVADALRERGSIEDYRRDLMSLDPTVRLAGLEALALLRTSEAIDHITSVLFSDPLPALREKAALILAETDDPAALAALKRARDIIPQREQSAAGRSWPGAGSA from the coding sequence GTGCCACTACACGTGCTGGCTCGACTCGGGCGCCTATGGCGCGGCCGAAGCGATGACCTGGCGGACAGCCTCGAAGGCGGGGATCGCATCGCCCAGCTCCACGCGCTGCGCGGTCTGGGCTTCCTTTCCGCCCGCCGCCGGCGGCAGTTGGAGCCAAGCCTGCTACGGCTGTTGGCCACCGCGGAAGAGGAGGTGCGGCGCGAGGCGCGCCGCGCCATGCGCGGCCTGTACTCGCTGGAGCAGGTGCAGCAGCGCATAGAGCACGGTGCGCCCGAACAGCGGGCGGCGGCGCTGCGCGACGAAGCGACGATTCCTTTGCTGTTCCGGGAGGCGGCCGGCTCCGATGCCGTGGTGCGCGACGCGGCGGTTGCCGAGCTGGTGGCGATCGGCGGGGAGCAGGTGGTGTGCGGAGCGATCGAGGCGCTGCAGGTGGACGATCCGGGGATGCACGGCGCTGCGGTGGAGGTGCTGCGGGCGATGGGGGAGGCGGCGAGTTCGCTGCTGGTGCGGGCGTTGGGTGCTCCCCAGCGCGAGGTGCGCTTCGGTGCCATCAAGGCGCTCGAAGTGATACGCGCGAGCCAGGCGTGCCCGCACCTGGTGTCCCTGCTCAACGACCCGGTGGAAGAGATCCGGGGCCAGGCCGCGCGGGTGCTGGCAGCAATGCGTCACCACGATGCCGTGCCCAATCTGGCGCGGGCGCTCAACGATCCCGCGCAATCGGTGCGCATGGAGGCGGCGACGGCGCTGGCGACCTTCGGGGGGCCGGAGGGGGTGCAAGGTCTGCTGGAGTTCTTGCGGCGCTGCAGCGAGGACCTGTCCTTCGAGGTTGCGGATCAAGGCTTCCTGACCGCGGTGGCCGCCATGCCCGATCTGCCGGCAGCGGGCTACCAGGGGGTGCTCGAGGGCGACAACCAGCCGTTCGCGGTAAGCATGGCCCTCGCCCTGGAGGACGCCGGTACCGTCAACCGCTGGCTGCAATCCATTCCCGAGGCGGCGGCCGATGAGCGCCGGACGCTGATGTCGCTGCTGGAGGCGGTGGCGCGGCTCGGGGTGAGGGAGCCGTTCATGGAGGGGCTCAGCCTTCCCGACCCGGAGCTGCGCGGGTTGAGCGCGTGGTTGCTGGGCGTGTGCCGCCACGGGGAGGCGGTGGGAGCGCTCACCGGACTGCTATCGGACACATCGGCGCTGGTGCGGCGGCGAGCCGTGGAGGCGCTGGGCGAGATCAGGGATCCGGCCTGCGCGGGCGCGCTGTCGGCCGCGCTGGGAGACCCGGATCGGGAGGTACGGGCGGCGGCGGTGGCCGCGCTGGCGGACATGGTCGAGACCGGCGCCATCAGCCCGTCGGCGCAGACCACCGACATCATGCTGGCTGCGGAGGCCGAGCAGCATCAGCTCCCGGCGCCGCGGCAGGCGGCCTTGCCCGACCCCCGGCGCAGCAGCTACAGCCTGCCCGCGCGCGTGACTGATGTCCTGGGTGGCCTGGCCCGGATCAGCACGGACGCCGCGCAGATGGGAGTAGACAACGTCCTTAGCGGGGCGTCGGCCCTGGTGCGTGCACTCCACGACCCGGCGGAGAACGTCCGCACCCAGGTGAGCGAGGCCCTGGGGCGATTGGGAATTGACTCCGCGGCTCACGATCTGCTCGACCGCGCTTTGCACGATGACAGCCCCGTGGTGCGCAGCAGCGCCGCGCGCAGCCTGGGCAAGCTCAATGCCTCGGAGGTCGCGCCGGCCCTCATCAAGAGCTTGCAGCACGACGATCCCGACCTGCGTCGGCGCGCAGCCGAAGCCCTGGGCGAGCTCGGCGATCCGCTGGCGGGACCGGCGCTGGTGGCCGCGCTCGAGGACGCGTCGCCGCCCGTGCGTCAGAAAGCCGCACGTTCGCTGTGGCAAATCGCCGACTCCTCGCTGGTCGAGTCCCTGCGCGAGCACCTGCACAATCCGGATCCGAAGATTCGCTGCGCCGTCACCGGGGCGCTGGGCAGACTGCGCGCGCTGCACGCGCTCGAGGCGATCGCCGGCCGTCTGGAGGACCCGAGCAAGTACGTGCGCGCGAGCGCCCTCGGGGCCCTGGCCGCTGTTGGTGCTGAGGCTCGTCACCTGCAGCCGCGCATCGCCGGCAGGTTGGCGGACAGCGACCCATTCGTGCGGGCGCGCGCGGCCCAGGCCTTGGCGGAGATCGGCGAGCCGGGGGACGAGCAAACGCGCATGCTTCTGGCCGCCCTGGACGACGGCGCCGAGGAGGTGCGTCGCACCGCGCGTGCCAGCTTGCTCCAGCTCGCCAATGCAGGCGCGGTGGGGGGGATGGTCCAGGCGCTGGGGGACGATCATCACCGGGAGCGAGTGCGCAGCATTTTCCTGCAGACCGACCTGGCGGTGATGCGGTCGCTGCTGACGACCGCGCGCCAGGCCGGCGATGAGGTGGGGCCGGCGCTATTGGGCATCGTTGCCGACGCGCTGCGGGAGCGGGGATCGATCGAGGACTATCGCCGCGACCTCATGTCGCTGGATCCCACGGTGCGCCTGGCGGGGCTCGAGGCGCTGGCCCTGCTGCGGACATCGGAGGCGATTGATCACATCACCTCCGTGCTGTTCAGCGATCCGCTGCCGGCGCTGCGGGAGAAGGCGGCGCTCATCCTGGCGGAAACCGACGATCCCGCGGCCCTGGCCGCGCTCAAGCGCGCGCGCGACATCATCCCGCAGCGCGAGCAGAGCGCCGCGGGGCGCTCGTGGCCGGGCGCCGGCAGCGCCTAG
- a CDS encoding serine/threonine-protein kinase, whose protein sequence is MPTRRRYRDELALTPGQALPESGRYRIERLIGGGTFALVYLATRDDGVKVALKEYRIPADPRQKGDFQHLYQQEREVLRRMGSHPLVPDYLDDFAFDDRAYLVQEYVEGPTLAEILERDPHLPETQVIRWALKLCEAAVYLHEHGIIHHDLKPDNIKLAATGDPVILDMGSAHVPGDRQSDFYGSDGYMAPEIRDMLARGDLEAHRRIDVFALGCVLYEMLLGRRPTQDDIDGQSGRLVGPLLRELSDIHPGLVSVLIRAMSFDRNYRYQNAREMLEDLRTKGPPALELNPPAVDFDEVSGRGHERRVVTLTNRGAQRLEGKARVRAEWLRLTAPDTAEEREVAFVGDEVPLTVIAYPDRIGERGVELHADLEITYQMGRVTVPCAIAVVPQAATLQVSQASLYVNLQVGRRQQAHLGVRNIGEQGADVACFVTGAQGIEVTPRQLHLEPSDSADLVVKVDAQVLPKGSHAARIGFRAADGHEAQVDVQVDVFGGIYDSLRARVAARGKRTK, encoded by the coding sequence ATGCCCACGCGGCGACGATACCGCGACGAACTCGCGCTTACCCCGGGGCAAGCCCTCCCCGAGTCCGGGCGCTACCGCATCGAGCGCCTCATCGGTGGGGGCACCTTTGCCCTGGTTTACCTTGCGACGCGAGACGACGGCGTCAAGGTCGCGCTCAAGGAGTATCGCATTCCCGCGGATCCCCGGCAAAAGGGGGACTTCCAGCACCTCTACCAACAGGAGCGGGAGGTGCTGCGGCGCATGGGCAGCCATCCGCTGGTGCCGGACTACCTCGATGACTTCGCTTTCGACGATCGCGCCTACCTGGTGCAGGAATATGTCGAGGGACCGACCCTGGCGGAGATCCTGGAGCGCGACCCGCACCTGCCCGAAACGCAAGTCATCAGGTGGGCGCTCAAGCTTTGCGAGGCGGCGGTCTATCTCCACGAGCACGGGATTATCCACCACGATCTCAAGCCTGACAATATCAAGCTCGCCGCGACCGGCGACCCCGTCATCCTCGACATGGGCTCGGCCCACGTCCCGGGCGATCGCCAGTCTGACTTCTACGGCTCAGACGGATACATGGCGCCGGAGATCCGCGACATGCTCGCGCGCGGTGACCTGGAGGCGCACCGGCGCATAGACGTGTTCGCCTTGGGCTGTGTGCTCTACGAAATGCTGCTGGGGCGGCGGCCGACGCAGGATGACATAGACGGGCAAAGCGGGCGTCTGGTGGGGCCGCTGCTGCGCGAACTGAGCGACATCCATCCGGGGCTCGTGAGTGTGCTCATCCGCGCCATGAGCTTCGATCGCAACTATCGCTACCAGAATGCGCGGGAGATGCTGGAGGACCTGCGAACCAAGGGGCCACCCGCGCTCGAGCTTAACCCGCCGGCGGTGGACTTCGACGAGGTCAGCGGCCGTGGACACGAGCGGCGCGTGGTGACGCTGACCAACCGCGGCGCGCAGAGACTGGAGGGCAAAGCGCGGGTGCGGGCGGAGTGGCTGCGGCTGACGGCGCCGGACACCGCCGAGGAACGCGAGGTCGCATTCGTCGGGGACGAGGTGCCGCTGACCGTCATCGCCTACCCTGATCGCATCGGCGAACGCGGGGTGGAGTTGCACGCGGACCTGGAAATTACATACCAAATGGGCCGGGTCACCGTCCCTTGCGCCATCGCGGTGGTGCCGCAGGCTGCGACTCTGCAAGTCTCGCAGGCCTCGCTCTACGTCAACCTCCAGGTTGGCAGGCGCCAGCAGGCGCATCTCGGGGTGCGCAACATCGGGGAGCAGGGTGCGGACGTCGCCTGCTTCGTGACCGGAGCCCAGGGGATCGAGGTCACCCCACGCCAGTTGCACCTGGAACCGTCGGACAGCGCCGATCTCGTCGTCAAGGTTGACGCACAGGTTCTGCCCAAGGGCTCCCACGCCGCGCGCATCGGATTTCGCGCCGCCGACGGACATGAAGCTCAGGTGGACGTCCAGGTGGATGTCTTCGGCGGCATCTACGACTCGCTGCGCGCGCGCGTCGCCGCGCGCGGCAAGCGCACCAAGTGA
- a CDS encoding FHA domain-containing protein has protein sequence MPADPGMAAAAAPATPSSATPPPTGPRLEIAVGGLGGFCALEREVVTIGRSDPAAGLRPDVDLSMDSAVSRRHAEIRRGAGGYRIIDLGSTNGTIVNGRQIPRQQEMPLADGDEIRLGENCKLTVRLQ, from the coding sequence ATGCCCGCGGATCCAGGCATGGCGGCCGCGGCTGCGCCGGCGACGCCGTCATCCGCGACACCGCCGCCGACCGGGCCGCGCCTGGAGATCGCCGTGGGCGGCCTCGGCGGCTTCTGCGCCCTCGAGCGGGAGGTCGTCACCATCGGGCGCAGCGATCCCGCCGCGGGGCTGCGGCCGGACGTTGATCTGAGCATGGACTCCGCCGTATCGCGTCGGCACGCCGAGATCCGGCGGGGCGCGGGCGGGTATCGCATCATTGACCTCGGCAGCACCAATGGCACCATTGTCAACGGGCGGCAAATACCGCGCCAACAAGAGATGCCCTTGGCTGACGGCGACGAGATACGTCTCGGGGAGAACTGCAAGCTCACGGTTCGCCTCCAGTGA